One window of the Nicotiana tabacum cultivar K326 chromosome 4, ASM71507v2, whole genome shotgun sequence genome contains the following:
- the LOC107774133 gene encoding uncharacterized protein LOC107774133 isoform X5, translating into MEDGIDADVLMDYVEFQIFPSQNRYESHICYGNKLETLTSGLLEQLVLHSPKIKSLHSKGSDSNFRFRPLGNLSDAKWFTKSTLIRFLRIVSSSPTIDMAKAMVNEISQLEEARKFHVSLYSKDRIGSDETAECDYSSGAVSSSQQQADDNSSSSDASKNELLRAIELRLTALKGELAAAIDQAAGTTCSFEDVINIEKFSYYFGAVEMRNCLQKFIALSHEIPGKELSLSRTDVRNDKVGSVEGNSQTSGTSKSETPVTYSASPAKAAQMERQNSSGNEESSCTSEEEQPSAERSRTLIRSASPRRSASPMRRVQIGRSGSRRSTALTIKSLNYFPARERSISHKDAAASGSDEEDSEQTSKKAEKDVCRMSVQDAISLFENKQNGGTVDYQRTKSLLNGSIGANKAVLRRWSSGVCESSKGSVDVATDDPVSMAINKSEDQETEGTLEIKPDSYSPPKSLDADVTAADFEHNLPEEKAHSPKATREESLPNQGAEIGEKLNASVEWTRQKEAELNQLLTKMMETKPTKYRSSAATDSKHQSRPTERRGGFYDHYKEKRDEKLRGETARNRAEKDKQFKALQQVLDERKAAIVSGNASNVSKKPNIKRTQRTVKNSLESAKTKDETPKPTVVKKASSKASQLPATRKSWPSMPSPRVTGTSTAKTPKTPPITNSAGTTPTRRRSQPTTAVPQTSQKVEKLQPQAKPVKAPQNNIRKNVPNGDKKLQTLTKASKPTKAKVQPTSGDSASSTKPRLSKVTKKSSVVPVESKEAKPFLRKGSGTGSGHSPVIKAKVSSQSEKSLRESTDFVQVEENEMAYVASGPLNQLQDRGLEELKIHEDEDSGIQLNSPQKYEDRESCNKVTPDSEDDFRRMEESTLKSEVEEESNISPSAWVEIEEQEDQAISCNDGFGPNESQADVATVRISSPRVRHSLSQMLLEESSEDVIDWGNAENPPTMIYQKDVPKGLKRLLNFTRKSKTDSNPTGVSSPSFFSEGEDDPEDSKLLTKSSSDNLLKKATLHAKHSGQPKSSSEAYELSAQTSIGKIAAQKLQASRLSAPASTTKASRSFFSLSAFKGSK; encoded by the exons ATGGAGGATGGAATAGATGCTGATGTCTTGATGGACTATGTTGAATTTCAGATTTTCCCAAGCCAGAACAG GTACGAGTCGCATATCTGCTATGGCAACAAGTTAGAAACACTAACCTCCGGTCTTCTGGAGCAATTGGTGCTTCATTCTCCCAAAATCAAATCTTTGCACTCAAAGGGATCAGATTCCAATTTCAGATTTAGACCCCTAGGGAATCTTAGTGACGCAAAATGGTTTACAAAATCCACATTGATCAG GTTTCTTCGTATTGTCAGCTCATCACCTACAATAGATATGGCCAAGGCCATGGTAAATGAAATATCTCAGCTTGAAGAAGCTCGGAAGTTTCATGTTTCTTTGTATTCAAAG GATCGTATTGGGAGCGATGAAACAG CAGAATGCGATTACTCAAGTGGTGCAGTGTCATCATCGCAGCAA CAGGCAGATGATAACTCTTCTTCATCAGATGCTTCCAA GAATGAATTGCTGAGGGCGATCGAGTTGAGGCTGACTGCTTTAAAAGGGGAACTAGCTGCTGCTATCGACCAAGCTGCTGGCACCACATGCTCTTTTGAGGATGTTATTAACATAGAAAAGTTTTCTTACTATTTTGGAGCTGTTGAAATGAG GAACTGCCTACAGAAGTTTATTGCACTGAGCCACGAGATTCCGGGTAAAGAGTTGTCTCTTTCAAGAACTGATGTCAGAAATGACAAAGTTGGTTCAGTAGAGGGCAATTCTCAAACATCCGGAACATCAAAGTCGGAAACACCAGTGACATATAGTGCTTCCCCTGCAAAAGCTGCACAGATGGAGAGGCAAAACTCATCAGGTAATGAGGAATCTTCCTGTACAAGTGAGGAGGAACAACCGTCAGCCGAAAGAAGTCGGACTCTTATAAGATCTGCATCTCCAAGAAGGTCTGCATCTCCAATGCGAAGAGTCCAAATTGGGCGCTCTGGGTCACGAAGATCCACTGCTTTAACGATTAAGAGTCTAAATTACTTTCCTGCCAGAGAAAGGTCAATCTCTCATAAAGATGCAGCTGCCAGCGGTAGTGATGAGGAAGACTCTGAGCAAACCTCGAAAAAGGCTGAGAAGGATGTGTGCAGAATGAGTGTGCAAGATGCAATCAGTCTCTTTGAAAACAAACAGAATGGCGGAACTGTTGATTATCAGAGGACAAAGTCACTATTAAACGGCTCAATTGGTGCTAATAAAGCGGTATTGAGAAGATGGAGTTCAGGGGTGTGTGAAAGTTCTAAAGGCTCTGTTGATGTGGCGACTGATGATCCAGTTTCCATGGCTATCAATAAATCGGAAGATCAAGAAACTGAGGGTACTTTGGAAATAAAACCCGATTCATACTCTCCTCCCAAAAGCCTTGACGCCgatgttactgctgctgattTCGAACACAACTTACCTGAAGAAAAAGCACATAGTCCAAAGGCTACGAGAGAGGAATCTCTCCCTAACCAAGGTGCAGAAATAGGTGAAAAATTAAATGCCTCAGTTGAATGGACTCGACAAAAGGAAGCAGAGCTAAACCAATTGCTCACGAAAATGATGGAAACCAAGCCTACCAAATATCGGAGCTCGGCAGCTACTGATAGCAAACACCAAAGCCGTCCCACTGAGCGTCGAGGTGGTTTCTATGATCATTACAAAGAAAAAAGGGATGAGAAACTTCGTGGTGAAACTGCTAGGAATAGAGCAGAGAAGGATAAACAATTTAAAGCACTGCAACAAGTTCTTGATGAAAGAAAAGCAGCAATTGTCTCAGGGAATGCAAGTAATGTTAGTAAAAAACCAAATATTAAGAGAACTCAGAGAACAGTCAAGAACTCCCTTGAATCTGCAAAAACCAAAGATGAAACTCCCAAACCCACTGTTGTAAAGAAAGCTTCATCAAAAGCATCGCAACTGCCAGCAACGCGGAAGTCATGGCCTTCTATGCCGTCACCAAGAGTTACAGGGACATCAACTGCTAAAACTCCTAAAACTCCTCCTATAACAAATTCTGCTGGTACTACACCTACCCGTAGAAGATCACAGCCAACAACAGCAGTTCCTCAGACAAGCCAAAAGGTTGAGAAATTACAGCCCCAAGCAAAACCTGTGAAAGCACCCCAGAATAATATCAGAAAGAATGTTCCAAATGGGGACAAGAAACTGCAGACTCTGACAAAAGCTAGCAAACCTACGAAAGCCAAAGTTCAGCCTACCTCTGGAGATTCTGCATCCTCTACTAAACCTAGACTCAGCAAGGTAACCAAGAAAAGTAGTGTGGTGCCTGTGGAATCAAAGGAGGCAAAGCCTTTTCTTCGTAAGGGCTCAGGTACTGGATCTGGTCATAGTCCAGTCATAAAGGCCAAAGTTTCATCTCAGTCTGAAAAATCTTTGAGGGAATCTACGGACTTCGTTCAAGTTGAGGAGAATGAGATGGCCTATGTTGCTTCTGGTCCACTTAATCAACTGCAGGACAGGGGTCTTGAGGAGTTAAAAATTCATGAAGATGAAGACTCCGGAATTCAGTTAAACAGCCCTCAAAAATATGAAGATAGAGAGAGCTGCAATAAGGTTACGCCAGATAGTGAAGATGATTTTCGAAGAATGGAAGAGTCTACACTGAAAAGCGAGGTTGAAGAGGAATCGAACATTTCCCCTAGCGCCTGGGTGGAAATAGAGGAGCAGGAGGATCAAGCCATTTCATGTAATGATGGTTTTGGTCCTAATGAATCTCAGGCTGATGTTGCAACTGTAAGAATCTCAAGTCCACGAGTTCGTCATTCTCTGTCTCAAATGTTGCTTGAAGAAAGCAGTGAAGATGTTATCGACTGGGGTAATGCTGAGAATCCTCCTACCATGATATATCAGAAGGATGTGCCAAAGGGATTAAAGCGGCTTCTAAACTTTACTCGTAAGAGTAAGACTGATTCGAATCCAACTGGTGTTTCAAGCCCATCTTTCTTCTCTGAAGGTGAGGATGATCCAGAAGACTCTAAACTTCTTACCAAAAGTAGTTCGGACAATCTACTGAAGAAAGCCACGCTTCATGCTAAGCATTCTGGACAACCAAAGTCGTCTTCTGAAGCCTATGAGCTATCCG CTCAAACAAGTATAGGCAAAATTGCTGCTCAGAAATTGCAAGCGAGCCGGCTCTCAGCTCCAGCAAGTACAACAAAag CATCAAGATCgttcttttctctttctgcaTTCAAGGGAAGCAAATAA
- the LOC107774133 gene encoding uncharacterized protein LOC107774133 isoform X4, translating into MEDGIDADVLMDYVEFQIFPSQNRYESHICYGNKLETLTSGLLEQLVLHSPKIKSLHSKGSDSNFRFRPLGNLSDAKWFTKSTLIRFLRIVSSSPTIDMAKAMVNEISQLEEARKFHVSLYSKGPQDRIGSDETECDYSSGAVSSSQQADDNSSSSDASKNELLRAIELRLTALKGELAAAIDQAAGTTCSFEDVINIEKFSYYFGAVEMRNCLQKFIALSHEIPGKELSLSRTDVRNDKVGSVEGNSQTSGTSKSETPVTYSASPAKAAQMERQNSSGNEESSCTSEEEQPSAERSRTLIRSASPRRSASPMRRVQIGRSGSRRSTALTIKSLNYFPARERSISHKDAAASGSDEEDSEQTSKKAEKDVCRMSVQDAISLFENKQNGGTVDYQRTKSLLNGSIGANKAVLRRWSSGVCESSKGSVDVATDDPVSMAINKSEDQETEGTLEIKPDSYSPPKSLDADVTAADFEHNLPEEKAHSPKATREESLPNQGAEIGEKLNASVEWTRQKEAELNQLLTKMMETKPTKYRSSAATDSKHQSRPTERRGGFYDHYKEKRDEKLRGETARNRAEKDKQFKALQQVLDERKAAIVSGNASNVSKKPNIKRTQRTVKNSLESAKTKDETPKPTVVKKASSKASQLPATRKSWPSMPSPRVTGTSTAKTPKTPPITNSAGTTPTRRRSQPTTAVPQTSQKVEKLQPQAKPVKAPQNNIRKNVPNGDKKLQTLTKASKPTKAKVQPTSGDSASSTKPRLSKVTKKSSVVPVESKEAKPFLRKGSGTGSGHSPVIKAKVSSQSEKSLRESTDFVQVEENEMAYVASGPLNQLQDRGLEELKIHEDEDSGIQLNSPQKYEDRESCNKVTPDSEDDFRRMEESTLKSEVEEESNISPSAWVEIEEQEDQAISCNDGFGPNESQADVATVRISSPRVRHSLSQMLLEESSEDVIDWGNAENPPTMIYQKDVPKGLKRLLNFTRKSKTDSNPTGVSSPSFFSEGEDDPEDSKLLTKSSSDNLLKKATLHAKHSGQPKSSSEAYELSAQTSIGKIAAQKLQASRLSAPASTTKASRSFFSLSAFKGSK; encoded by the exons ATGGAGGATGGAATAGATGCTGATGTCTTGATGGACTATGTTGAATTTCAGATTTTCCCAAGCCAGAACAG GTACGAGTCGCATATCTGCTATGGCAACAAGTTAGAAACACTAACCTCCGGTCTTCTGGAGCAATTGGTGCTTCATTCTCCCAAAATCAAATCTTTGCACTCAAAGGGATCAGATTCCAATTTCAGATTTAGACCCCTAGGGAATCTTAGTGACGCAAAATGGTTTACAAAATCCACATTGATCAG GTTTCTTCGTATTGTCAGCTCATCACCTACAATAGATATGGCCAAGGCCATGGTAAATGAAATATCTCAGCTTGAAGAAGCTCGGAAGTTTCATGTTTCTTTGTATTCAAAG GGTCCTCAGGATCGTATTGGGAGCGATGAAACAG AATGCGATTACTCAAGTGGTGCAGTGTCATCATCGCAGCAA GCAGATGATAACTCTTCTTCATCAGATGCTTCCAA GAATGAATTGCTGAGGGCGATCGAGTTGAGGCTGACTGCTTTAAAAGGGGAACTAGCTGCTGCTATCGACCAAGCTGCTGGCACCACATGCTCTTTTGAGGATGTTATTAACATAGAAAAGTTTTCTTACTATTTTGGAGCTGTTGAAATGAG GAACTGCCTACAGAAGTTTATTGCACTGAGCCACGAGATTCCGGGTAAAGAGTTGTCTCTTTCAAGAACTGATGTCAGAAATGACAAAGTTGGTTCAGTAGAGGGCAATTCTCAAACATCCGGAACATCAAAGTCGGAAACACCAGTGACATATAGTGCTTCCCCTGCAAAAGCTGCACAGATGGAGAGGCAAAACTCATCAGGTAATGAGGAATCTTCCTGTACAAGTGAGGAGGAACAACCGTCAGCCGAAAGAAGTCGGACTCTTATAAGATCTGCATCTCCAAGAAGGTCTGCATCTCCAATGCGAAGAGTCCAAATTGGGCGCTCTGGGTCACGAAGATCCACTGCTTTAACGATTAAGAGTCTAAATTACTTTCCTGCCAGAGAAAGGTCAATCTCTCATAAAGATGCAGCTGCCAGCGGTAGTGATGAGGAAGACTCTGAGCAAACCTCGAAAAAGGCTGAGAAGGATGTGTGCAGAATGAGTGTGCAAGATGCAATCAGTCTCTTTGAAAACAAACAGAATGGCGGAACTGTTGATTATCAGAGGACAAAGTCACTATTAAACGGCTCAATTGGTGCTAATAAAGCGGTATTGAGAAGATGGAGTTCAGGGGTGTGTGAAAGTTCTAAAGGCTCTGTTGATGTGGCGACTGATGATCCAGTTTCCATGGCTATCAATAAATCGGAAGATCAAGAAACTGAGGGTACTTTGGAAATAAAACCCGATTCATACTCTCCTCCCAAAAGCCTTGACGCCgatgttactgctgctgattTCGAACACAACTTACCTGAAGAAAAAGCACATAGTCCAAAGGCTACGAGAGAGGAATCTCTCCCTAACCAAGGTGCAGAAATAGGTGAAAAATTAAATGCCTCAGTTGAATGGACTCGACAAAAGGAAGCAGAGCTAAACCAATTGCTCACGAAAATGATGGAAACCAAGCCTACCAAATATCGGAGCTCGGCAGCTACTGATAGCAAACACCAAAGCCGTCCCACTGAGCGTCGAGGTGGTTTCTATGATCATTACAAAGAAAAAAGGGATGAGAAACTTCGTGGTGAAACTGCTAGGAATAGAGCAGAGAAGGATAAACAATTTAAAGCACTGCAACAAGTTCTTGATGAAAGAAAAGCAGCAATTGTCTCAGGGAATGCAAGTAATGTTAGTAAAAAACCAAATATTAAGAGAACTCAGAGAACAGTCAAGAACTCCCTTGAATCTGCAAAAACCAAAGATGAAACTCCCAAACCCACTGTTGTAAAGAAAGCTTCATCAAAAGCATCGCAACTGCCAGCAACGCGGAAGTCATGGCCTTCTATGCCGTCACCAAGAGTTACAGGGACATCAACTGCTAAAACTCCTAAAACTCCTCCTATAACAAATTCTGCTGGTACTACACCTACCCGTAGAAGATCACAGCCAACAACAGCAGTTCCTCAGACAAGCCAAAAGGTTGAGAAATTACAGCCCCAAGCAAAACCTGTGAAAGCACCCCAGAATAATATCAGAAAGAATGTTCCAAATGGGGACAAGAAACTGCAGACTCTGACAAAAGCTAGCAAACCTACGAAAGCCAAAGTTCAGCCTACCTCTGGAGATTCTGCATCCTCTACTAAACCTAGACTCAGCAAGGTAACCAAGAAAAGTAGTGTGGTGCCTGTGGAATCAAAGGAGGCAAAGCCTTTTCTTCGTAAGGGCTCAGGTACTGGATCTGGTCATAGTCCAGTCATAAAGGCCAAAGTTTCATCTCAGTCTGAAAAATCTTTGAGGGAATCTACGGACTTCGTTCAAGTTGAGGAGAATGAGATGGCCTATGTTGCTTCTGGTCCACTTAATCAACTGCAGGACAGGGGTCTTGAGGAGTTAAAAATTCATGAAGATGAAGACTCCGGAATTCAGTTAAACAGCCCTCAAAAATATGAAGATAGAGAGAGCTGCAATAAGGTTACGCCAGATAGTGAAGATGATTTTCGAAGAATGGAAGAGTCTACACTGAAAAGCGAGGTTGAAGAGGAATCGAACATTTCCCCTAGCGCCTGGGTGGAAATAGAGGAGCAGGAGGATCAAGCCATTTCATGTAATGATGGTTTTGGTCCTAATGAATCTCAGGCTGATGTTGCAACTGTAAGAATCTCAAGTCCACGAGTTCGTCATTCTCTGTCTCAAATGTTGCTTGAAGAAAGCAGTGAAGATGTTATCGACTGGGGTAATGCTGAGAATCCTCCTACCATGATATATCAGAAGGATGTGCCAAAGGGATTAAAGCGGCTTCTAAACTTTACTCGTAAGAGTAAGACTGATTCGAATCCAACTGGTGTTTCAAGCCCATCTTTCTTCTCTGAAGGTGAGGATGATCCAGAAGACTCTAAACTTCTTACCAAAAGTAGTTCGGACAATCTACTGAAGAAAGCCACGCTTCATGCTAAGCATTCTGGACAACCAAAGTCGTCTTCTGAAGCCTATGAGCTATCCG CTCAAACAAGTATAGGCAAAATTGCTGCTCAGAAATTGCAAGCGAGCCGGCTCTCAGCTCCAGCAAGTACAACAAAag CATCAAGATCgttcttttctctttctgcaTTCAAGGGAAGCAAATAA
- the LOC107774133 gene encoding uncharacterized protein LOC107774133 isoform X8, producing the protein MEDGIDADVLMDYVEFQIFPSQNRYESHICYGNKLETLTSGLLEQLVLHSPKIKSLHSKGSDSNFRFRPLGNLSDAKWFTKSTLIRFLRIVSSSPTIDMAKAMVNEISQLEEARKFHVSLYSKDRIGSDETECDYSSGAVSSSQQADDNSSSSDASKNELLRAIELRLTALKGELAAAIDQAAGTTCSFEDVINIEKFSYYFGAVEMRNCLQKFIALSHEIPGKELSLSRTDVRNDKVGSVEGNSQTSGTSKSETPVTYSASPAKAAQMERQNSSGNEESSCTSEEEQPSAERSRTLIRSASPRRSASPMRRVQIGRSGSRRSTALTIKSLNYFPARERSISHKDAAASGSDEEDSEQTSKKAEKDVCRMSVQDAISLFENKQNGGTVDYQRTKSLLNGSIGANKAVLRRWSSGVCESSKGSVDVATDDPVSMAINKSEDQETEGTLEIKPDSYSPPKSLDADVTAADFEHNLPEEKAHSPKATREESLPNQGAEIGEKLNASVEWTRQKEAELNQLLTKMMETKPTKYRSSAATDSKHQSRPTERRGGFYDHYKEKRDEKLRGETARNRAEKDKQFKALQQVLDERKAAIVSGNASNVSKKPNIKRTQRTVKNSLESAKTKDETPKPTVVKKASSKASQLPATRKSWPSMPSPRVTGTSTAKTPKTPPITNSAGTTPTRRRSQPTTAVPQTSQKVEKLQPQAKPVKAPQNNIRKNVPNGDKKLQTLTKASKPTKAKVQPTSGDSASSTKPRLSKVTKKSSVVPVESKEAKPFLRKGSGTGSGHSPVIKAKVSSQSEKSLRESTDFVQVEENEMAYVASGPLNQLQDRGLEELKIHEDEDSGIQLNSPQKYEDRESCNKVTPDSEDDFRRMEESTLKSEVEEESNISPSAWVEIEEQEDQAISCNDGFGPNESQADVATVRISSPRVRHSLSQMLLEESSEDVIDWGNAENPPTMIYQKDVPKGLKRLLNFTRKSKTDSNPTGVSSPSFFSEGEDDPEDSKLLTKSSSDNLLKKATLHAKHSGQPKSSSEAYELSAQTSIGKIAAQKLQASRLSAPASTTKASRSFFSLSAFKGSK; encoded by the exons ATGGAGGATGGAATAGATGCTGATGTCTTGATGGACTATGTTGAATTTCAGATTTTCCCAAGCCAGAACAG GTACGAGTCGCATATCTGCTATGGCAACAAGTTAGAAACACTAACCTCCGGTCTTCTGGAGCAATTGGTGCTTCATTCTCCCAAAATCAAATCTTTGCACTCAAAGGGATCAGATTCCAATTTCAGATTTAGACCCCTAGGGAATCTTAGTGACGCAAAATGGTTTACAAAATCCACATTGATCAG GTTTCTTCGTATTGTCAGCTCATCACCTACAATAGATATGGCCAAGGCCATGGTAAATGAAATATCTCAGCTTGAAGAAGCTCGGAAGTTTCATGTTTCTTTGTATTCAAAG GATCGTATTGGGAGCGATGAAACAG AATGCGATTACTCAAGTGGTGCAGTGTCATCATCGCAGCAA GCAGATGATAACTCTTCTTCATCAGATGCTTCCAA GAATGAATTGCTGAGGGCGATCGAGTTGAGGCTGACTGCTTTAAAAGGGGAACTAGCTGCTGCTATCGACCAAGCTGCTGGCACCACATGCTCTTTTGAGGATGTTATTAACATAGAAAAGTTTTCTTACTATTTTGGAGCTGTTGAAATGAG GAACTGCCTACAGAAGTTTATTGCACTGAGCCACGAGATTCCGGGTAAAGAGTTGTCTCTTTCAAGAACTGATGTCAGAAATGACAAAGTTGGTTCAGTAGAGGGCAATTCTCAAACATCCGGAACATCAAAGTCGGAAACACCAGTGACATATAGTGCTTCCCCTGCAAAAGCTGCACAGATGGAGAGGCAAAACTCATCAGGTAATGAGGAATCTTCCTGTACAAGTGAGGAGGAACAACCGTCAGCCGAAAGAAGTCGGACTCTTATAAGATCTGCATCTCCAAGAAGGTCTGCATCTCCAATGCGAAGAGTCCAAATTGGGCGCTCTGGGTCACGAAGATCCACTGCTTTAACGATTAAGAGTCTAAATTACTTTCCTGCCAGAGAAAGGTCAATCTCTCATAAAGATGCAGCTGCCAGCGGTAGTGATGAGGAAGACTCTGAGCAAACCTCGAAAAAGGCTGAGAAGGATGTGTGCAGAATGAGTGTGCAAGATGCAATCAGTCTCTTTGAAAACAAACAGAATGGCGGAACTGTTGATTATCAGAGGACAAAGTCACTATTAAACGGCTCAATTGGTGCTAATAAAGCGGTATTGAGAAGATGGAGTTCAGGGGTGTGTGAAAGTTCTAAAGGCTCTGTTGATGTGGCGACTGATGATCCAGTTTCCATGGCTATCAATAAATCGGAAGATCAAGAAACTGAGGGTACTTTGGAAATAAAACCCGATTCATACTCTCCTCCCAAAAGCCTTGACGCCgatgttactgctgctgattTCGAACACAACTTACCTGAAGAAAAAGCACATAGTCCAAAGGCTACGAGAGAGGAATCTCTCCCTAACCAAGGTGCAGAAATAGGTGAAAAATTAAATGCCTCAGTTGAATGGACTCGACAAAAGGAAGCAGAGCTAAACCAATTGCTCACGAAAATGATGGAAACCAAGCCTACCAAATATCGGAGCTCGGCAGCTACTGATAGCAAACACCAAAGCCGTCCCACTGAGCGTCGAGGTGGTTTCTATGATCATTACAAAGAAAAAAGGGATGAGAAACTTCGTGGTGAAACTGCTAGGAATAGAGCAGAGAAGGATAAACAATTTAAAGCACTGCAACAAGTTCTTGATGAAAGAAAAGCAGCAATTGTCTCAGGGAATGCAAGTAATGTTAGTAAAAAACCAAATATTAAGAGAACTCAGAGAACAGTCAAGAACTCCCTTGAATCTGCAAAAACCAAAGATGAAACTCCCAAACCCACTGTTGTAAAGAAAGCTTCATCAAAAGCATCGCAACTGCCAGCAACGCGGAAGTCATGGCCTTCTATGCCGTCACCAAGAGTTACAGGGACATCAACTGCTAAAACTCCTAAAACTCCTCCTATAACAAATTCTGCTGGTACTACACCTACCCGTAGAAGATCACAGCCAACAACAGCAGTTCCTCAGACAAGCCAAAAGGTTGAGAAATTACAGCCCCAAGCAAAACCTGTGAAAGCACCCCAGAATAATATCAGAAAGAATGTTCCAAATGGGGACAAGAAACTGCAGACTCTGACAAAAGCTAGCAAACCTACGAAAGCCAAAGTTCAGCCTACCTCTGGAGATTCTGCATCCTCTACTAAACCTAGACTCAGCAAGGTAACCAAGAAAAGTAGTGTGGTGCCTGTGGAATCAAAGGAGGCAAAGCCTTTTCTTCGTAAGGGCTCAGGTACTGGATCTGGTCATAGTCCAGTCATAAAGGCCAAAGTTTCATCTCAGTCTGAAAAATCTTTGAGGGAATCTACGGACTTCGTTCAAGTTGAGGAGAATGAGATGGCCTATGTTGCTTCTGGTCCACTTAATCAACTGCAGGACAGGGGTCTTGAGGAGTTAAAAATTCATGAAGATGAAGACTCCGGAATTCAGTTAAACAGCCCTCAAAAATATGAAGATAGAGAGAGCTGCAATAAGGTTACGCCAGATAGTGAAGATGATTTTCGAAGAATGGAAGAGTCTACACTGAAAAGCGAGGTTGAAGAGGAATCGAACATTTCCCCTAGCGCCTGGGTGGAAATAGAGGAGCAGGAGGATCAAGCCATTTCATGTAATGATGGTTTTGGTCCTAATGAATCTCAGGCTGATGTTGCAACTGTAAGAATCTCAAGTCCACGAGTTCGTCATTCTCTGTCTCAAATGTTGCTTGAAGAAAGCAGTGAAGATGTTATCGACTGGGGTAATGCTGAGAATCCTCCTACCATGATATATCAGAAGGATGTGCCAAAGGGATTAAAGCGGCTTCTAAACTTTACTCGTAAGAGTAAGACTGATTCGAATCCAACTGGTGTTTCAAGCCCATCTTTCTTCTCTGAAGGTGAGGATGATCCAGAAGACTCTAAACTTCTTACCAAAAGTAGTTCGGACAATCTACTGAAGAAAGCCACGCTTCATGCTAAGCATTCTGGACAACCAAAGTCGTCTTCTGAAGCCTATGAGCTATCCG CTCAAACAAGTATAGGCAAAATTGCTGCTCAGAAATTGCAAGCGAGCCGGCTCTCAGCTCCAGCAAGTACAACAAAag CATCAAGATCgttcttttctctttctgcaTTCAAGGGAAGCAAATAA